A single window of Methylocella tundrae DNA harbors:
- a CDS encoding IS630 family transposase (programmed frameshift) has translation MASAVKLRTDFSAGELRRLATAAKNANQSRRLLALAAVLDGMNRTDAARIGGMDRQTLRDWAHRFNDHGPDGLLDNWSKGRPTRLSAEQQAELAQLVETGPDRAVHGVVRWRRVDLQRVIGERFGVVYHERTVGKLLKALGFSHVSARRRHPGQDARTIEAFKKNFAAALNVHLAGVRKGKPIEIWFQDEARIGQKNGIVRQWARRGTRPRQPADQRYESAWLFGAICPARGTGAALALHYANTEAMQLHLDEISRMVAKGAHAVLLLDRAGWHTTGALNVPKNMTLIFLPSRSPELNPVENIWQYLRANWPSNRVFESYDAIIDAACEAWRNLIAQPNTITSIGMREWAHIGQS, from the exons ATGGCGTCAGCGGTTAAATTACGGACGGATTTTTCAGCTGGCGAACTTCGGCGGCTTGCGACGGCGGCGAAGAACGCGAACCAGAGCCGGCGTCTATTGGCGCTGGCGGCGGTCCTGGACGGCATGAACCGGACAGATGCGGCGCGGATCGGCGGCATGGATCGCCAGACACTGCGCGACTGGGCGCATCGGTTTAACGACCATGGCCCAGACGGGCTTCTCGACAACTGGTCGAAGGGCAGGCCGACGCGCCTCTCGGCGGAGCAGCAGGCGGAACTGGCGCAGCTTGTCGAGACCGGTCCGGACCGGGCCGTGCATGGCGTCGTGCGCTGGCGGCGCGTCGACTTGCAACGCGTCATCGGCGAGCGCTTCGGCGTCGTCTATCACGAGCGTACGGTCGGCAAGCTCCTCAAGGCGCTCGGCTTCTCCCATGTCAGCGCCCGTCGGCGCCATCCGGGGCAGGACGCCCGGACGATCGAGGCGTTTA AAAAAAACTTTGCGGCCGCGCTGAACGTCCATCTGGCCGGCGTCAGGAAGGGCAAACCCATCGAGATCTGGTTCCAGGACGAGGCCCGGATCGGCCAGAAGAACGGCATCGTCCGCCAATGGGCAAGACGCGGAACGCGGCCGCGTCAGCCTGCCGACCAGCGCTACGAGAGCGCCTGGCTCTTCGGCGCGATCTGCCCGGCCCGCGGAACCGGCGCGGCGCTCGCACTGCACTATGCCAACACAGAGGCCATGCAACTTCATCTCGACGAAATCTCACGCATGGTCGCCAAGGGCGCACACGCTGTCCTGCTGCTCGATCGCGCCGGGTGGCATACGACGGGCGCCCTCAACGTCCCAAAGAACATGACGCTGATTTTCCTGCCTTCCCGATCCCCGGAGCTGAACCCGGTCGAAAACATCTGGCAATATCTGCGCGCGAACTGGCCCTCGAACCGCGTCTTCGAAAGCTATGACGCCATCATCGACGCCGCCTGTGAGGCCTGGCGAAACCTCATCGCACAGCCCAACACAATCACCTCAATCGGCATGCGCGAATGGGCCCACATCGGTCAATCATAA